From Triticum urartu cultivar G1812 chromosome 2, Tu2.1, whole genome shotgun sequence, a single genomic window includes:
- the LOC125536979 gene encoding uncharacterized protein LOC125536979: MATAATASAPASASTSAACDAPSASSSCPAAVCLVPFRWWAGVREEAAEEGGVRYAATPAASPSYYGLRLLHSFLHPDLVLRLDRGECRASATSGGSRSYALVPADELSRALARSVGVTPHPRLLLVFVLCNNLDAIMLEGENLEWWCNRMSWLVGRFSSSSNAVIMVTRESHVLTILNSDQVLTLLT; the protein is encoded by the exons AtggccaccgccgccaccgcctccgccccggcctccgcctccacctccgccgcCTGCGACGCCccctctgcttcctcctcctgCCCCGCCGCCGTCTGCCTCGTCCCCTTCAG GTGGTGGGCGGGGGTGCGGGAGGAGGCGGCAGAGGAGGGCGGGGTCCGCTACGCAGCCACGCCGGCGGCCTCACCCTCATATTATGGCCTCAGGCTCCTCCACAGCTTCCTGCACCCGGATCTCGTGCTGCGCCTCGACCGCGGGGAGTGCCGCGCCAGCGCAACCTCAGGAGGGAGCCGCAGCTACGCACTCGTCCCGGCGGACGAGCTCTCGCGGGCGCTCGCCAGGTCAGTCGGCGTCACTCCGCATCCTCGTTTACTCCTCGTTTTTGTCTTGTGTAACAACTTGGATGCAATAATGCTCGAGGGTGAGAATCTAGAATGGTGGTGCAATCGCATGAGCTGGCTTGTTGGTAGATTCAGCTCTAGTAGTAATGCGGTGATAATGGTAACACGTGAGTCTCATGTGCTGACTATTTTGAATTCCGATCAAGTGCTTACGCTTTTAACTTAG